The following are encoded in a window of Candidatus Microthrix parvicella Bio17-1 genomic DNA:
- a CDS encoding gamma-glutamyltransferase, whose protein sequence is MGDGAALGLVAAGHPVTADAAAAMLGAGGNAWDAAVAAGFAATAAEPLYTSLAGGGFLLATGPGRAPVLFDFFTAVPGLGRVRPVAPPVAVPIAFGAATQTFHVGPGSVAVPGLLPGLLEVHGLLGSLPLAQVVRPAIEAAGLGQSAAPMVRVVSLLAPVMARSSTGAALYLRDGRPLGVNDHFHNPRQAAVLAEIAAGDRNGFSADELGGAVTSADLDDYRVEARTPLSLDLTGEGGWTNPAPAFGGRLVALGLQRLLADRRGSDRRVPDGAVALADAMVAQAEARSRLVGAVQGTTHLSVIDRWGNVASMTASNGSGSGEFIPGTGIQLNNMMGEEDLHPAGFEAAEPGSRIPSMMAPTALALHGGDRVMALGSGGSERIRSTIMQVAADLVAGRLTPAEAVEAPRMHWDGSSLQVEPGMPIEVLAALEERYRVVEWDHQDLYFGGLHLVATPNVAVGDQRRDGVARVVAPADRVQ, encoded by the coding sequence ATGGGTGACGGCGCCGCGCTGGGCCTGGTGGCAGCCGGCCACCCGGTGACCGCGGATGCGGCTGCCGCCATGTTGGGGGCGGGCGGCAACGCCTGGGATGCTGCTGTTGCGGCTGGTTTTGCGGCCACCGCCGCCGAACCGTTGTACACCAGCCTGGCCGGCGGCGGGTTTTTGTTGGCAACCGGCCCCGGACGCGCCCCGGTGCTGTTTGACTTCTTCACCGCAGTGCCCGGCCTGGGCAGGGTCCGGCCGGTGGCGCCACCCGTGGCGGTGCCGATCGCCTTCGGGGCGGCCACGCAGACCTTCCACGTCGGTCCGGGCTCTGTGGCCGTGCCGGGCCTGCTTCCCGGACTTTTGGAGGTGCACGGCCTACTGGGCAGCCTGCCGCTGGCGCAGGTGGTGCGTCCTGCGATTGAGGCGGCCGGCCTCGGGCAGAGTGCGGCCCCGATGGTGCGGGTGGTGTCGCTGCTGGCGCCGGTCATGGCCCGAAGCTCAACCGGCGCAGCGCTGTACCTCCGGGATGGTCGGCCGCTCGGCGTCAACGACCATTTTCACAACCCTCGCCAGGCCGCGGTGCTGGCCGAGATCGCTGCAGGCGATCGCAACGGGTTCTCGGCCGACGAACTTGGTGGTGCGGTCACCTCCGCCGACCTGGACGACTACCGGGTGGAAGCAAGGACACCGCTGTCGCTCGACCTGACCGGTGAGGGAGGGTGGACCAACCCGGCGCCTGCATTCGGTGGTCGCCTGGTGGCGCTGGGGCTACAGCGGCTGCTCGCCGACCGTCGGGGTTCGGATCGGCGAGTCCCTGACGGTGCCGTCGCTCTGGCCGACGCCATGGTGGCGCAGGCCGAGGCCCGCAGCCGCCTGGTCGGCGCCGTTCAGGGCACCACCCATCTCTCGGTGATCGACCGCTGGGGCAATGTGGCGTCGATGACCGCCTCCAACGGGTCCGGGTCGGGTGAGTTCATACCGGGCACCGGCATACAACTCAACAACATGATGGGAGAGGAAGACCTCCACCCCGCCGGTTTTGAGGCCGCGGAGCCCGGCTCGCGCATCCCCTCGATGATGGCACCGACGGCGCTGGCCCTCCATGGAGGGGACCGCGTGATGGCGCTGGGCAGCGGCGGCTCGGAACGCATCCGCTCAACCATCATGCAGGTGGCCGCCGACTTGGTCGCAGGTCGGCTGACCCCGGCGGAGGCGGTTGAGGCGCCACGGATGCACTGGGATGGCAGTTCGCTGCAGGTGGAACCCGGCATGCCGATCGAGGTGTTGGCGGCGCTGGAGGAGCGATACCGAGTGGTCGAGTGGGATCACCAGGACCTCTACTTCGGTGGCCTCCACCTGGTGGCCACCCCCAACGTGGCCGTCGGTGACCAGCGACGAGACGGGGTCGCCCGGGTGGTGGCCCCGGCCGACCGGGTTCAGTAG
- the cimA gene encoding citramalate synthase, which yields MSTLESDTSFGLELPERVDVFDTTLRDGSQFEGISLSVDDKLRIAEQLDYLGVTWIEGGYPQANPKDSEFFRRAAAGELQLDTSRLLAFGSTRKPLGKTDSDPTLQALLDAGTETLCIVGKGSAWQVREALGTTLEEGRAMAADSVRFLKAAGRRVFFDVEHCFDGYKEDSEFTLSVLESAALAGADCIVLCDTKGGSLPHEVQAITAEIARYLDGVNLGIHTQDDTGCAVANAVAGVLGGATQVQGTINGYGERTGNADLITVIPNLTLKLGIETLPEGRMERLGPVSRHVAELVNLPLNPAAPYVGTSAFAHKAGLHTSALRRAGTTAYEHVDPALVGNHSRVLVSDLGGRTGMSMKADEFGVDLDGRAAGSLNDTLKDLEAQGWVFEAADASLELLMRRAAGWTQPYFRTEAYRVSGYHREGADGDAELATEATLKVWVGDDRIASVGEGNGPVNALDAALRTALAPHYPQLDRIHLTDFKVRVLDGGAATGATTRVLIDSTDGEETWTTIGVSPNVIEASWMALVDSLVFGLNHSAV from the coding sequence GTGAGCACGCTCGAATCAGACACATCGTTCGGTCTCGAACTGCCCGAACGGGTCGACGTGTTCGACACCACGTTGCGGGACGGCTCGCAGTTTGAGGGCATTTCGCTGTCGGTGGACGACAAGCTGCGCATCGCCGAACAGCTTGATTATCTGGGTGTGACCTGGATTGAGGGTGGGTATCCGCAGGCCAACCCGAAGGACTCCGAGTTCTTCCGGCGGGCTGCTGCAGGAGAGTTGCAACTGGACACGTCCCGTCTGCTGGCCTTCGGTTCCACCCGGAAGCCGCTGGGCAAGACCGATAGCGACCCCACCCTGCAGGCACTGCTCGACGCAGGCACCGAGACGCTGTGCATCGTGGGTAAGGGATCCGCCTGGCAGGTGCGCGAGGCGCTGGGCACCACGTTGGAGGAGGGCCGCGCGATGGCGGCCGACTCGGTTCGCTTCCTGAAGGCCGCCGGCCGTCGAGTGTTTTTCGACGTCGAGCACTGCTTCGACGGCTACAAGGAAGACTCGGAGTTCACGCTGTCGGTGCTGGAATCGGCGGCGTTGGCCGGAGCGGACTGCATCGTGTTGTGCGACACCAAGGGCGGGTCCCTCCCGCACGAGGTACAGGCGATCACCGCCGAGATCGCCCGCTATCTCGATGGCGTGAACCTGGGCATCCACACCCAGGACGACACCGGGTGTGCCGTTGCCAACGCCGTGGCCGGTGTCTTGGGCGGAGCAACCCAGGTGCAGGGCACGATCAACGGCTACGGCGAGCGCACCGGCAATGCCGATTTGATCACCGTCATACCGAACCTCACCCTCAAGCTTGGAATCGAGACCCTGCCGGAGGGGCGGATGGAACGCCTGGGGCCGGTCAGCCGGCACGTGGCCGAACTGGTGAACCTGCCGCTCAACCCGGCAGCCCCCTACGTGGGAACCTCGGCGTTTGCTCACAAGGCAGGGCTGCATACCTCGGCGCTCCGTCGAGCCGGCACGACGGCCTACGAGCACGTCGACCCGGCCCTCGTGGGAAACCACAGCCGGGTGCTGGTGTCCGACCTTGGGGGGCGAACCGGCATGTCGATGAAGGCCGACGAATTTGGGGTGGACCTGGACGGTCGCGCCGCCGGCTCGCTGAACGACACGCTGAAGGACCTGGAGGCACAGGGGTGGGTGTTCGAGGCCGCCGATGCGTCGCTGGAACTGCTGATGCGCCGGGCAGCCGGTTGGACCCAGCCGTATTTTCGAACCGAGGCCTACCGGGTGTCGGGGTATCACCGCGAGGGAGCCGATGGGGATGCCGAACTCGCCACCGAAGCCACGCTGAAGGTGTGGGTGGGCGACGACCGCATCGCCTCGGTGGGGGAGGGCAACGGCCCGGTCAACGCATTGGATGCTGCGTTGCGCACTGCGTTGGCGCCGCACTACCCGCAGTTGGACCGCATCCACCTCACCGACTTCAAGGTGCGGGTGCTCGACGGAGGCGCCGCCACGGGTGCGACCACACGCGTGCTGATCGATTCGACCGACGGCGAGGAAACCTGGACCACCATCGGGGTTTCACCCAACGTCATCGAGGCTTCCTGGATGGCGCTGGTGGACTCGCTGGTCTTCGGCTTGAACCACTCGGCGGTCTGA
- a CDS encoding L,D-transpeptidase family protein — MIALMSTRRKAMLAALAVVVVGGGVIWFTTGNDPERAGPPLTAPTGAAKPSTSSTTAKAKPKTTPTTKATTTPTNEVSEPGESGQQPAQTAEAVGPRSNPGPFQVATAKVPSVEAQLAAPTGVEAKPAVTTGRPAFAGNQQGAQPLPRIEQPVEGRFATATGYRFENPQPFGDALTFLVVQRSGDWVQVQLPVRPNGTTAWVRASDVTLGEVPGHVEVNLAQRTLRVFEGSTLIAETPVAVGVDATRTPTGRHFITDKLDEPAGASRYPWSLGISAYSEQLDTFDGGAPQIAMHGWRDASVFGKAKSNGCIRVPTDVVNQLAAMPLGTPVDVYPS, encoded by the coding sequence GTGATCGCATTGATGAGCACCCGACGCAAGGCCATGCTTGCCGCCCTGGCGGTCGTTGTGGTCGGCGGCGGCGTGATTTGGTTCACCACGGGCAACGACCCTGAGCGGGCGGGTCCTCCCTTGACCGCCCCGACCGGCGCAGCAAAACCATCCACTTCGTCCACCACGGCCAAAGCCAAGCCGAAGACCACGCCCACGACCAAGGCCACCACGACCCCAACCAACGAGGTGTCTGAGCCCGGCGAGAGCGGGCAGCAACCCGCCCAAACCGCCGAGGCGGTGGGGCCCCGCAGTAACCCGGGTCCGTTCCAGGTGGCCACCGCCAAGGTCCCCTCGGTGGAGGCACAGCTGGCGGCACCCACCGGTGTCGAAGCCAAACCGGCCGTGACGACCGGTCGGCCTGCCTTCGCCGGTAATCAGCAAGGCGCCCAACCCCTCCCCCGTATTGAGCAACCCGTTGAGGGCCGCTTCGCCACCGCCACCGGGTATCGATTCGAGAATCCCCAACCCTTCGGCGACGCCCTCACATTCCTTGTCGTTCAACGCTCAGGCGACTGGGTGCAGGTACAGCTCCCGGTCCGCCCTAACGGCACCACGGCGTGGGTCAGGGCATCCGATGTCACGCTTGGCGAGGTCCCCGGCCACGTCGAGGTGAACTTGGCCCAGCGCACGCTCCGTGTCTTTGAGGGGTCCACCTTGATCGCCGAGACCCCGGTCGCCGTGGGTGTGGACGCCACGCGGACCCCCACGGGGCGACACTTCATCACCGACAAGTTGGATGAGCCGGCCGGCGCCAGCCGCTACCCGTGGAGCCTGGGCATCAGCGCCTACTCCGAGCAACTCGACACCTTCGATGGCGGCGCTCCACAGATCGCCATGCACGGTTGGCGAGACGCATCGGTCTTCGGCAAGGCGAAATCCAACGGCTGCATCCGCGTCCCCACCGATGTGGTCAATCAGCTGGCGGCGATGCCGTTGGGCACCCCGGTGGACGTCTACCCGAGCTGA
- the rsgA gene encoding ribosome small subunit-dependent GTPase A: MQRRELGWDDTWEETWADACRPGLVPARVTRIDKGGLSVDGADVSFGRQLIVAGKKARDAVVGDWCGLDPDTARIELRLPRRSVLERRSPGADRDDLALSAKAVAANLDHLLVLQPLDVGVNPARLVRELVIAWESGAQPAVVLTKSDQVDASALAEARAAAGAAAPGVDVVAVSNLTGHGLHELRPLLRPGITVALLGASGAGKSSLVNALAGRRVALTGNVRESDLRGRHTTVTGQLLALRDGGLLIDTPGIRGVGLWRAWDGLAMAFSDVESVADTCRFEDCAHTGEAGCSVVDAIEADRLELYRSLSAELTRLDEQLEIRTRDVQRETNQRSRRKAQRRRPPT, translated from the coding sequence GTGCAGCGACGCGAGCTCGGATGGGACGACACCTGGGAGGAAACCTGGGCCGACGCGTGCCGCCCCGGGCTGGTACCCGCCAGGGTGACCCGGATCGACAAGGGCGGGCTCAGCGTCGACGGTGCAGACGTCTCCTTTGGACGTCAGCTGATCGTGGCCGGCAAGAAGGCGCGCGACGCCGTGGTGGGCGATTGGTGTGGGCTCGACCCGGACACGGCGCGCATCGAGCTGAGGCTGCCGCGCCGAAGCGTGTTGGAGCGACGCTCGCCCGGTGCCGACCGGGACGACCTGGCGCTCAGCGCCAAGGCGGTCGCCGCCAACCTGGACCACCTGCTGGTGCTCCAGCCGCTGGACGTGGGGGTCAACCCTGCCCGTCTCGTCCGCGAGTTGGTGATCGCCTGGGAAAGCGGCGCTCAACCGGCGGTGGTGCTGACGAAGTCCGACCAGGTGGATGCCTCGGCGCTGGCCGAGGCCCGAGCAGCCGCCGGCGCCGCAGCGCCGGGTGTGGATGTGGTGGCGGTGTCCAACCTCACCGGACACGGGCTGCACGAGCTGCGCCCGCTGCTTCGGCCGGGCATCACGGTTGCGCTGCTCGGGGCCTCCGGTGCCGGAAAGTCCAGTCTCGTCAATGCGCTGGCCGGACGTCGGGTGGCCCTCACCGGCAACGTACGCGAGAGCGATCTGCGGGGGCGCCACACCACGGTCACCGGACAGTTGTTGGCACTCAGGGACGGCGGGCTGCTGATCGATACCCCCGGCATTCGCGGGGTGGGTCTGTGGCGGGCATGGGACGGGTTGGCCATGGCCTTCTCCGACGTTGAGTCGGTGGCTGATACCTGCCGATTCGAAGACTGCGCCCACACCGGCGAGGCCGGCTGCTCGGTCGTCGACGCCATCGAGGCTGATCGGCTGGAGCTGTACCGGTCGCTCTCCGCCGAGTTGACCCGCCTGGACGAACAGCTTGAGATTCGCACGCGGGACGTCCAGCGCGAGACCAACCAGCGATCCAGGCGCAAAGCACAACGGCGTCGCCCCCCGACCTGA
- a CDS encoding branched-chain amino acid transaminase produces the protein MPLTPTPFIWMNGSLVPWDEAQIHVLTHTLHYGTGVFEGIRAYPTPDGPGIFRLTDHIARLKRSADILMMPMPYSEDELVAATKQTVASTGLDGCYVRPIAYYGYGEMGLSTIGLKVDVAIACWPWGSYLGDDAVTKGVKLKISSWQRHDHNIMPPAAKTTGNYVNSSLAKVEALNAGYDEAVLLNRAGLIAECSGENLFTVSNGRITTPPLHAGALEGITQHTVTRLLGDMGHEVVEGNLVRSDLYTADEAFLVGTAAEVSAVNSVDDRPIACPGAITTELAERYANVVRGGDDAYLHWVERP, from the coding sequence ATGCCACTCACCCCCACGCCCTTCATCTGGATGAACGGCTCGCTGGTTCCGTGGGACGAGGCACAGATCCACGTGCTCACCCACACCCTCCACTACGGCACCGGCGTGTTCGAGGGTATTCGGGCCTATCCGACCCCTGACGGGCCGGGCATTTTCCGCTTGACCGATCACATCGCCCGTCTCAAGCGTTCGGCGGACATCCTCATGATGCCGATGCCCTACAGCGAGGACGAGTTGGTGGCCGCCACCAAACAAACGGTGGCATCGACCGGCCTTGACGGCTGTTACGTGCGCCCGATCGCGTACTACGGATACGGCGAAATGGGCCTGTCGACCATCGGCTTGAAGGTGGACGTTGCCATCGCCTGCTGGCCGTGGGGGTCCTACCTGGGGGATGACGCAGTGACCAAGGGCGTCAAACTGAAGATCAGCTCCTGGCAGCGCCATGACCACAACATCATGCCCCCGGCGGCCAAGACCACCGGCAACTACGTCAACTCGTCGTTGGCCAAAGTGGAGGCGCTCAACGCCGGGTATGACGAGGCGGTGCTCTTGAACCGGGCCGGTTTGATCGCCGAATGCTCCGGCGAAAACCTGTTCACCGTGAGCAACGGACGAATCACCACGCCTCCATTGCACGCCGGCGCGCTCGAGGGCATCACCCAGCACACCGTGACGCGGTTGTTGGGCGACATGGGCCACGAGGTGGTGGAGGGCAACCTGGTGCGCAGCGATCTGTACACCGCTGACGAGGCGTTTTTGGTGGGCACGGCAGCGGAGGTGTCGGCGGTGAACTCGGTGGACGACCGCCCCATCGCCTGTCCGGGGGCCATCACCACCGAGCTGGCCGAGCGTTACGCCAACGTGGTGCGCGGAGGCGACGATGCGTACCTCCACTGGGTGGAGCGTCCGTGA
- a CDS encoding GreA/GreB family elongation factor, translating into MASTHELSQAAHDRLSTELNDLTSRGRLEIAEKIEAARELGDLKENGDYHAAKDEQGKMEARIGQIAGILEDAVVVGSDGPSDVVRTGVSVSLRYEDDDEVDRYLYGSIEEQGGDLDVVSPTSPLGETLAGKRVGDTVSFTAPNGNEINVKIVAIDG; encoded by the coding sequence ATGGCATCCACCCATGAGCTGTCCCAGGCCGCACACGACCGACTCAGCACCGAACTCAACGATCTGACGTCACGCGGACGCTTGGAGATCGCAGAGAAGATCGAGGCCGCACGAGAGTTGGGCGACCTGAAGGAAAATGGCGATTACCACGCCGCCAAAGACGAGCAGGGCAAGATGGAGGCTCGCATCGGCCAGATCGCCGGCATCCTGGAGGACGCCGTGGTGGTGGGCAGCGACGGCCCGTCCGATGTCGTGCGCACCGGGGTGAGCGTGTCGTTGCGCTACGAGGATGACGACGAGGTCGACCGGTATCTGTATGGCTCGATCGAGGAGCAGGGGGGCGACTTGGACGTGGTTTCACCCACCTCACCGCTGGGCGAGACCCTCGCCGGCAAGCGCGTGGGCGACACCGTTTCGTTCACGGCCCCCAACGGCAACGAGATCAATGTGAAGATCGTCGCCATCGACGGCTAG
- a CDS encoding Ppx/GppA phosphatase family protein: MSGDEPSDSPGQELGAIAAIDIGTNSIHTVLARALDQGRYEVLTREKATVRLGSGGGDMDTLDDDAIDRGIAALARAAQLAADRNALVVAVATSAVREASNRSVFIRRASEEAGVSVEVISGVEEARLIHLGVLGALPVFDRPHALIDIGGGSTEVLYGTGDEVAASRSFKLGAIRTTRRFFPDGLFGEGSEKSRSRQLRAARAHVASALAPFATAVADLPFEVIAGCSGTIETLAAMARAKAGENGRSANGSMMTRKELDAVVDAILGAASAEELKALPGMESSRADIIVGGALIVQGAMEAFGWERLTISEGSLREGVLQEAQARLTGGDTAHLADLRRHSVEHLLIAADEDPDHARCIARLSLEIFDGLERVHGLGAEHRELLEAGALLANVGLMISHSAHHKHGYYIVRNTDRLSGFNDREIELVAQLARFHRKARPDEQRHPEFGALSLVDRAVVRTLAGILRVAVGLDRSHANKVGDVEVLVSADEVSLVANPAEAGDDIDLELYAGSANTNLLAEVLGRSVSVTGPAPSAD, encoded by the coding sequence GTGAGCGGCGACGAACCCAGCGATTCCCCCGGCCAGGAACTCGGCGCGATCGCTGCGATCGACATCGGCACCAACTCGATTCACACCGTGTTGGCGCGCGCACTCGACCAGGGTCGCTACGAGGTGCTGACCCGGGAGAAGGCCACCGTTCGGCTGGGCTCCGGTGGCGGCGACATGGACACCCTGGACGACGACGCGATCGACCGTGGTATTGCAGCCCTGGCCAGGGCGGCGCAGCTGGCTGCTGATCGCAACGCACTCGTCGTCGCCGTGGCGACCAGCGCCGTGCGGGAGGCCTCCAACCGTTCGGTGTTCATCCGCCGTGCGAGCGAGGAGGCCGGCGTGAGCGTGGAGGTGATCTCGGGTGTGGAAGAGGCTCGCCTGATCCATTTGGGCGTTCTGGGAGCGCTGCCCGTATTCGATCGACCTCACGCGTTGATCGACATCGGCGGTGGCAGCACCGAGGTGCTCTATGGCACCGGCGACGAGGTGGCGGCCTCGCGCAGCTTCAAGCTGGGGGCCATCAGAACCACGCGGCGATTCTTTCCAGACGGGCTGTTCGGCGAGGGATCCGAGAAATCCCGCAGCAGGCAGCTGAGGGCAGCCCGGGCACACGTGGCATCGGCGCTGGCCCCCTTCGCCACGGCGGTGGCCGACCTGCCGTTCGAGGTCATCGCCGGGTGTTCCGGCACGATCGAGACCCTGGCGGCGATGGCGCGCGCCAAGGCGGGGGAGAACGGCAGGTCGGCCAACGGGTCGATGATGACCCGCAAGGAGCTCGACGCCGTGGTCGACGCCATTCTGGGGGCGGCGTCGGCCGAGGAGTTGAAGGCGCTGCCCGGCATGGAATCGAGCCGGGCCGACATCATCGTTGGGGGGGCGTTGATCGTTCAGGGGGCGATGGAGGCCTTTGGATGGGAGCGCCTGACCATCTCGGAGGGCTCTCTCCGGGAGGGGGTGCTCCAGGAGGCCCAGGCCCGGCTCACCGGCGGAGACACCGCCCACCTTGCCGACCTCCGGCGCCATTCGGTGGAGCACTTGCTGATCGCCGCCGACGAGGACCCGGATCACGCCCGCTGCATCGCCCGCCTGAGCCTGGAGATTTTCGATGGTCTCGAGCGGGTGCACGGCCTGGGTGCCGAGCACCGCGAGCTGCTCGAGGCCGGTGCCCTGCTGGCCAACGTGGGCCTGATGATCAGCCACAGCGCCCACCACAAGCACGGCTACTACATCGTCCGCAACACCGACCGGCTCTCCGGGTTCAACGATCGTGAGATCGAGCTGGTCGCCCAGCTGGCCCGCTTCCACCGCAAGGCCCGACCCGACGAGCAGCGCCACCCCGAGTTTGGTGCCCTGTCGCTGGTCGACCGTGCGGTCGTGCGCACCCTGGCCGGCATCCTGCGGGTGGCGGTGGGCCTCGACCGCTCGCACGCAAACAAGGTGGGCGACGTCGAGGTGCTGGTCTCGGCCGATGAGGTGTCGCTGGTGGCGAACCCCGCCGAAGCAGGCGACGACATCGACCTGGAGTTGTACGCGGGCTCGGCCAACACCAACCTGCTGGCCGAGGTACTCGGCCGCAGCGTCAGCGTCACCGGCCCGGCGCCGTCAGCGGACTGA
- a CDS encoding 1,4-dihydroxy-2-naphthoyl-CoA synthase encodes MTVNVSELFDPDLWAEVPGFEALADITYHRAIDQGTVRVAFNRPKVRNAFRPDTVDELYRVLEHARTTSDVGCVLLTGNGPSPKDGGWAFCSGGDQRIRGRDGYRYAEGDTAESIDPARSGRLHILEVQRLIRFMPKVVICVVPGWAAGGGHSLHVVSDLTVASRQHARFKQTDADVASFDGGYGSAYLARQVGQKFAREIFFLGDEYSAEDAHRMGMVNAVVDHGQLENVALEWGAKINAKSPMAQRMLKYSFNLIDDGLVGQQLFAGEATRLGYMTEEAAEGRDSFLEKRDPDWSPYPWYY; translated from the coding sequence ATGACCGTCAACGTCTCGGAACTGTTCGATCCCGACCTCTGGGCCGAGGTGCCCGGCTTCGAGGCGCTCGCAGACATCACGTATCACCGGGCCATCGATCAGGGCACGGTTCGAGTTGCATTCAACCGACCAAAGGTACGCAACGCCTTCCGTCCCGACACCGTCGATGAGCTGTACCGCGTGCTTGAGCATGCCCGTACCACCTCCGACGTTGGATGTGTGCTGCTGACCGGCAACGGCCCCTCGCCCAAAGATGGCGGATGGGCGTTCTGTTCAGGCGGCGACCAACGCATTCGGGGCCGCGACGGCTACCGCTATGCAGAGGGTGACACCGCCGAGAGCATCGACCCTGCCCGCTCCGGGCGGCTGCACATCCTGGAGGTGCAGCGATTGATCAGGTTCATGCCCAAGGTGGTGATCTGCGTCGTGCCCGGATGGGCGGCCGGCGGCGGCCACAGCCTGCACGTCGTCTCCGACCTCACCGTGGCCAGCAGGCAGCATGCCCGGTTCAAGCAGACCGATGCGGACGTCGCCAGCTTTGACGGCGGCTACGGCTCGGCCTACCTCGCCCGTCAGGTGGGCCAGAAGTTCGCGCGCGAGATCTTCTTCCTCGGCGATGAGTACTCCGCCGAAGACGCCCACCGAATGGGCATGGTGAACGCCGTGGTCGACCACGGCCAGCTCGAGAACGTCGCACTCGAGTGGGGAGCGAAAATCAACGCCAAAAGCCCGATGGCCCAGCGGATGCTGAAGTACTCGTTCAACCTGATCGACGACGGCCTGGTCGGGCAGCAACTGTTCGCCGGTGAGGCCACGCGCCTGGGCTACATGACCGAGGAGGCCGCCGAGGGTCGGGATTCCTTCCTCGAGAAACGCGACCCTGACTGGTCGCCGTACCCCTGGTACTACTGA
- the mscL gene encoding large conductance mechanosensitive channel protein MscL, which yields MIDDFKKFINQGNVLDLAVGLVIGAAFAVIINAFVDGLISPLIGLILPGMDNLATASFKIGDSTFVYGAVIVAVITFIAIAATIFFLVVRPYNKFKERSATDADVEPTNEEKMVALLEEIARQPR from the coding sequence ATGATCGACGACTTCAAGAAGTTCATCAACCAAGGCAACGTGTTGGACCTGGCGGTCGGCCTGGTCATCGGCGCTGCCTTCGCTGTCATCATCAACGCGTTCGTCGATGGTTTGATCAGCCCGCTGATCGGACTGATCCTGCCCGGCATGGACAATCTCGCCACCGCCAGTTTCAAGATCGGCGACTCCACGTTCGTCTACGGCGCAGTGATCGTGGCCGTCATCACCTTCATCGCCATCGCCGCCACGATCTTCTTCCTCGTCGTGCGGCCCTACAACAAGTTCAAGGAGCGCTCCGCCACCGACGCCGATGTCGAACCGACCAACGAGGAGAAGATGGTGGCGCTGCTCGAAGAGATCGCCCGCCAGCCACGCTGA
- a CDS encoding 3-isopropylmalate dehydrogenase produces the protein MTSTKNPPHHVGVIGGDGIGPEVTAQALRVLEAAGLQMELTHYDLGAARYLRDGTVLPDETMAEWRGLDALLLGAVGDPAPGQAAPAGLVERGILLRMRFELDMYVNYRPFRLPPTVNFEVIRENTEGTYAGEGGFLRKNTPNEIATQGSVNTRHGVERCIRYSFEQAANSERHHLTLVHKKNVLTFAGDLWQRAFDEVAVEYPQVETAYQHVDAACIHFVERPEIYDVVVTDNLFGDILTDLGGAVAGGVAYAASANLNPDRTGPSMFEPVHGTAPDIAGKNIANPIAAVISAGLMAGFLGETEVAEAIEIATADPRRYVGSTSEIGDALVAAVTR, from the coding sequence ATGACCTCCACCAAGAACCCACCACACCACGTCGGCGTGATCGGCGGCGATGGCATCGGCCCCGAGGTCACCGCCCAAGCGCTCCGAGTGCTCGAAGCCGCAGGTCTCCAGATGGAGTTGACCCACTACGACCTCGGCGCCGCCCGCTACCTGCGCGATGGCACGGTGCTGCCCGACGAGACGATGGCCGAGTGGCGTGGCCTCGATGCACTTCTGCTGGGCGCCGTCGGCGACCCCGCGCCGGGCCAGGCCGCACCGGCGGGGCTGGTGGAGCGCGGGATTCTGCTGCGGATGCGGTTCGAGCTGGACATGTACGTCAACTACCGGCCTTTCCGCCTGCCCCCGACGGTGAACTTCGAGGTGATCCGCGAGAACACCGAGGGGACCTATGCGGGGGAAGGCGGCTTTTTGCGGAAGAACACCCCGAACGAGATCGCCACGCAGGGCTCGGTCAACACCCGTCACGGCGTCGAACGCTGTATCCGGTACTCCTTCGAGCAGGCGGCCAACAGCGAGCGCCACCACCTCACGCTGGTTCACAAGAAGAACGTGCTGACCTTCGCAGGAGACTTGTGGCAGCGGGCCTTTGATGAGGTGGCGGTCGAGTATCCGCAGGTTGAGACCGCGTATCAACATGTGGACGCGGCCTGCATCCACTTTGTTGAGCGGCCCGAGATCTACGACGTCGTCGTGACCGACAACCTTTTCGGTGACATCCTCACCGACTTGGGCGGGGCGGTGGCCGGAGGGGTTGCCTATGCGGCGTCGGCCAACCTGAACCCCGACCGCACCGGGCCGTCGATGTTCGAGCCGGTACACGGCACGGCGCCCGACATCGCCGGCAAAAATATTGCCAACCCGATTGCTGCGGTCATCTCGGCGGGCCTGATGGCCGGCTTCCTTGGGGAGACCGAGGTGGCCGAGGCGATTGAGATCGCCACCGCGGATCCGCGCCGCTACGTCGGGTCCACCTCAGAGATCGGCGACGCGTTGGTCGCCGCCGTCACGCGTTAG